One window of the Cryptomeria japonica chromosome 7, Sugi_1.0, whole genome shotgun sequence genome contains the following:
- the LOC131039829 gene encoding G-type lectin S-receptor-like serine/threonine-protein kinase At2g19130: MAFAQITSAAVQKQRISFIRLTPQTPIGDVLRTIQPSVHRHPEGMTAMQQLPFSLIVGMQHETGRLKIRFFLQGILLKGTKIGVKRLDRAGQGSGEFRAEVETLGYIHHVNLVKLESLCAEKSHRMLAYEYLPTPSYGLFSVLQTMAEEGRLKD; this comes from the exons ATGGCATTTGCACAGATAACCAGTGCAGCTGTCCAAAAACAGAGAATTAGTTTTATCAGATTGACACCTCAAACCCCAATTGGGGATGTTCTTCGTACAATCCAGCCCTCTGTTCACAGACACCCTGAGGGGATGACAGCAA TGCAGCAATTGCCCTTTTCTCTTATTGTGGGGATGCAA CATGAGACTGGGCGGCTGAAGATTCGCTTCTTTTTACAGGGCATTTTGTTGAAAGGCACAAAGATAGGAGTGAAGCGGCTTGATAGAGCAGGACAAGGCTCCGGAGAGTTCCGTGCAGAAGTGGAAACTCTGGGGTACATTCATCATGTTAATTTGGTTAAACTGGAGAGCTTATGTGCAGAAAAGTCCCACCGAATGCTTGCATACGAGTACCTACCAACGCCAAGTTATGGGCTGTTTTCAGTGTTGCAGACTATGGCAGAGGAGGGGAGATTGAAAGATTAA
- the LOC131856706 gene encoding G-type lectin S-receptor-like serine/threonine-protein kinase SD3-1 codes for MSVVGSVMHARWALLFPPVSISLIVHNLLLSSPLSVHSFALPSTIAYGGTVWINNNESLDSWTTQSYGTGALTVRPILLTDNTSYNGENLRFGCGFFCYSVPCDTGYNFAAYFVLYETNYSDPDDLQMVWTANRERLVQENATLELTSSGDLVLKDSDGTVVWSTNTFTKDFQGMRIEESGNPVLLNRSNGTMWQSFDHPTDLLISGQRLEVGQKLIANSYYTASSVF; via the exons ATGTCTGTTGTGGGATCTGTCATGCATGCAAGG TGGGCTCTTTTATTTCCTCCTGTTTCTATTTCTTTAATTGTCCATAATTTACTTTTATCATCCCCTCTCTCTGTACATTCATTTGCCCTGCCTTCTACGATTGCATATGGCGGCACCGTCTGGATCAACAATAACGAGTCTTTGGATTCGTGGACTACTCAATCATATGGCACAGGGGCACTCACAGTCAGGCCAATTCTTCTCACCGACAATACATCATATAACGGTGAGAATCTGAGgtttggatgtggattcttctgtTATTCTGTTCCTTGTGACACAGGCTACAATTTTGCAGCTTACTTTGTTCTGTATGAAACTAATTATAGTGACCCAGATGACCTGCAAATGGTGTGGACTGCAAACAGAGAGCGTTTGGTACAAGAAAATGCCACCCTTGAACTCACCTCCAGTGGAGATCTTGTGTTGAAAGACTCAGATGGTACTGTAGTGTGGTCTACAAATACATTCACAAAAGATTTTCAAGGGATGAGGATTGAAGAATCAGGGAACCCGGTGCTCCTCAACCGTTCAAATGGAACCATGTGGCAGTCCTTCGACCATCCCACTGATTTGTTGATTTCGGGTCAGAGATTGGAGGTGGGACAGAAGCTTATTGCAAACAGCTACTACACCGCCTCAAGTGTATTTTAA